One region of Chlorobiota bacterium genomic DNA includes:
- a CDS encoding transposase family protein, with translation MRYAEICDRSPEQFRRLTGVLPTTFEAMLKVIRAARREFGRPPKLVLADQLLLTLLYWREYRAQYHLAADFGISEPTCSRIIRRVEDELTQSKEFQLPQRPQPRGGDIEFAVIVIDATESPIERPKKSKGSTTAGSVDATQSRRR, from the coding sequence ATGCGCTACGCAGAGATTTGTGATCGTTCACCGGAACAATTTCGACGCTTAACGGGTGTGTTGCCGACAACCTTCGAGGCAATGCTCAAGGTCATTCGTGCAGCACGGCGAGAGTTTGGTCGCCCACCGAAACTGGTGTTGGCCGATCAGCTGTTGTTGACGCTGCTGTATTGGCGTGAGTATCGAGCGCAATATCACCTTGCAGCGGATTTTGGGATCAGCGAACCGACCTGCAGCCGGATCATTCGGCGAGTGGAGGATGAACTCACCCAGAGCAAAGAGTTTCAATTGCCGCAGCGTCCGCAGCCGCGAGGCGGGGACATAGAATTTGCCGTGATCGTGATCGATGCGACAGAAAGCCCGATTGAACGGCCAAAAAAAAGCAAAGGGAGTACTACAGCGGGAAGCGTGGATGCCACACAATCAAGACGCAGGTAG
- a CDS encoding tetratricopeptide repeat protein produces MNPETTLTDLRAAVAAATTPAERANALNQLAQQLAQQSQYAESLAAAEEAYELAKEAGDELAEAEALHLQGVVCLQKGEYSTALPLLEESLQLSEHLGDSSGTARTLNSIGNVYRNLSDYPKALEYYSRALAMFEELGDRSGVARATNNIGNVYRNLSEYPKALEYYSRSLALCEELEDRSGVAGATGNTGLVYWNLSDYPKALEYYSRALALFEELGNRSGVASATIGMGNVYNSLSEYAKALEYYSRSLALHEELGERSGVARVTGNIGVVYASLSEYPKALEYYSRSLALCEELGNRSGVASATGNIGNVYYYLSEYAKALEYYSRSLAVHEELGDRSGVASGTGNIGVVYESLSEYPKALEYFSRAIALHEELGNRSGVAMATGNIGSVYWNLSDYPKALEYYSRALALHEELGERSGAAHVTGNIGSLYTRKAFAEYNPTKAEELLQQAITFNEELGTKDQLYSAHQSLAELYEQEGRFQEALTHFKKFQELYQEVQSEEAQKKAIQVEQQRQIAEMEKRTAAERARAKATEELLHKTLPPSIADRMISGERQIADRFDSASILFADVVGFTPMTAQMPASAVLEFMNFVFAHFDSIAAKHGCERIKTIGDGYMAACGAPIECADHAERIARMAMEMLEDVALPTSITEHLPPNTEFEIRIGLHTGSITGGVIGTGKLAYDIYGDAVNTASRMESHGEAGKIHVSEEFAEELRRKGGDSSSMTLLERGMMEVKGKGAMRTYFLASS; encoded by the coding sequence ATGAATCCAGAAACAACCCTGACAGACCTCCGCGCCGCCGTAGCCGCAGCAACCACACCCGCCGAGCGTGCCAATGCGCTGAACCAACTTGCGCAACAGTTAGCCCAGCAAAGTCAATATGCCGAGAGCCTTGCCGCCGCCGAAGAAGCCTACGAGCTTGCCAAAGAGGCTGGAGATGAGTTGGCTGAGGCAGAAGCGTTGCACCTGCAAGGTGTGGTCTGTTTGCAGAAGGGTGAGTACAGCACGGCGTTGCCATTACTGGAGGAGTCATTGCAGCTGTCGGAACATCTTGGAGATAGCTCCGGCACGGCTCGCACCCTCAACAGCATCGGGAATGTGTACCGGAACCTTTCGGATTACCCGAAAGCGTTGGAGTATTACAGCCGTGCGCTTGCCATGTTTGAAGAGCTTGGGGATCGTTCCGGTGTTGCTCGTGCTACCAACAACATCGGGAATGTGTACCGGAACCTCTCGGAGTACCCAAAAGCGTTGGAGTATTACAGCCGTTCGCTTGCCCTGTGTGAAGAGCTTGAGGATCGTTCCGGTGTTGCTGGTGCCACCGGAAACACCGGGCTTGTGTATTGGAACCTCTCGGATTACCCGAAAGCGTTGGAGTATTACAGCCGTGCGCTTGCCCTGTTTGAAGAGCTTGGGAATCGTTCCGGTGTTGCCAGTGCCACCATCGGCATGGGGAATGTGTACAACTCTCTTTCGGAGTACGCGAAAGCGTTGGAGTATTACAGCCGCTCGCTTGCCCTGCATGAAGAGCTTGGGGAGCGTTCTGGTGTTGCCCGTGTCACCGGGAACATCGGGGTTGTGTACGCATCCCTTTCGGAATACCCGAAAGCGTTGGAGTATTACAGCCGTTCGCTTGCCCTGTGTGAAGAGCTTGGGAATCGTTCTGGTGTTGCCAGTGCCACCGGGAACATCGGGAATGTGTACTACTACCTCTCGGAGTACGCAAAAGCGTTGGAGTATTACAGCCGTTCGCTTGCCGTGCATGAAGAGCTTGGGGATCGTTCCGGTGTTGCCAGTGGCACCGGAAACATCGGGGTTGTGTACGAATCCCTTTCGGAGTACCCGAAAGCGTTGGAGTATTTCAGCCGTGCGATTGCCCTGCATGAAGAGCTTGGCAATCGTTCGGGTGTTGCCATGGCCACCGGAAACATCGGGAGTGTGTACTGGAATCTCTCGGATTACCCGAAAGCGTTGGAGTATTACAGCCGTGCGCTTGCCTTGCATGAAGAGCTTGGCGAGCGCTCCGGTGCTGCCCATGTCACCGGGAACATCGGCTCACTCTACACTCGAAAAGCATTCGCCGAGTACAACCCCACCAAAGCCGAAGAGCTTCTCCAGCAGGCAATCACCTTTAACGAGGAACTGGGAACCAAAGACCAACTCTACTCAGCCCACCAATCTTTAGCCGAACTCTACGAACAAGAAGGCCGCTTCCAAGAAGCCCTCACTCACTTCAAGAAATTCCAAGAACTCTATCAAGAAGTCCAGAGCGAGGAGGCCCAGAAGAAAGCCATCCAAGTAGAACAACAACGGCAGATTGCGGAGATGGAGAAACGCACGGCTGCCGAGCGTGCGCGTGCAAAAGCCACCGAGGAGCTTCTCCACAAAACCCTCCCGCCAAGTATTGCCGATCGGATGATCTCCGGCGAACGCCAAATCGCGGACCGCTTCGACTCCGCCAGCATCCTGTTCGCCGATGTCGTCGGCTTCACGCCAATGACCGCGCAGATGCCAGCAAGCGCTGTTCTGGAGTTCATGAACTTCGTCTTCGCCCACTTCGATTCCATTGCCGCGAAGCACGGCTGCGAGCGAATCAAGACAATCGGCGACGGCTACATGGCGGCGTGCGGCGCACCGATTGAATGCGCGGATCACGCGGAGAGAATTGCCAGGATGGCGATGGAAATGCTGGAAGATGTGGCACTGCCAACCAGCATCACGGAGCATCTGCCACCAAACACAGAGTTCGAGATACGAATCGGCCTACACACCGGCAGCATCACCGGCGGAGTAATCGGCACGGGGAAGCTGGCCTATGATATTTACGGCGACGCAGTAAACACGGCCAGCCGAATGGAGAGCCACGGGGAGGCAGGGAAGATTCACGTGAGCGAGGAGTTTGCCGAGGAGCTTCGGCGAAAGGGAGGCGATTCTTCCTCAATGACCTTGCTGGAACGCGGGATGATGGAGGTGAAGGGGAAGGGGGCGATGCGCACCTATTTCCTTGCATCCTCGTGA
- a CDS encoding tetratricopeptide repeat protein — translation MEYYTHALAVHEELGDRSGVARVTGNIGIVYDSLSEYAKALEYGSRALALHEELGDRSGVAATTGNIGNVYVYLSDYPKALEYLSRALALYEELGNRSGVAMATNNIGIVYKSLSEYPNALEYFSRALALHEELGQRSGVARATGNIGGVYGSLSEYPKALEHFTCALALHEELGDRSGVAIITGNLGSLYAQKDFAEYNPAKAEELLQQAITLNEELGTKDQLYVAHQSLATLYEQESRFEEALTHFKKFHEVKEEVQSEEAKKKAIQVEQQRQIAEMEKRTAAERARAKATEELLHKTLPPSIADRMISGERQIADRFDSASILFADVVGFTPMTAQMPASAVLEFMNFVFAHFDSIAAKHGCERIKTIGDGYMAACGAPIECPDHAERIARMAMEMLEDVALPESITEHLPPNTEFEIRIGLHTGSITGGVIGTGKLAYDIYGDTVNTASRMESHGEAGKIHVSEEFAAALSSAINTGELPITLEERGELNIKGKGTLRTYFLNQVIP, via the coding sequence TTGGAGTATTACACCCATGCTCTTGCCGTGCATGAAGAGCTTGGTGATCGCTCTGGTGTTGCCCGTGTCACTGGGAACATCGGGATTGTGTACGATAGCCTCTCGGAGTACGCGAAAGCGTTGGAGTATGGCAGCCGCGCTCTTGCGTTGCATGAAGAGCTTGGTGATCGTTCTGGTGTTGCCGCTACCACCGGAAACATCGGGAATGTGTACGTGTACCTTTCGGATTACCCGAAAGCGTTGGAGTATCTCAGTCGTGCGCTTGCCTTATATGAAGAGCTTGGTAATCGTTCCGGTGTTGCCATGGCCACCAACAACATCGGGATTGTGTACAAGTCCCTCTCGGAGTACCCGAACGCATTGGAGTATTTCAGCCGTGCGCTTGCCTTGCATGAAGAGCTTGGCCAGCGTTCCGGTGTTGCCCGTGCCACTGGGAACATCGGGGGTGTGTACGGTTCCCTCTCAGAATACCCGAAAGCGTTGGAGCACTTCACCTGTGCACTTGCTCTGCATGAAGAGCTTGGTGATCGTTCCGGTGTTGCCATTATCACTGGAAACCTTGGTTCACTCTATGCCCAAAAAGACTTCGCCGAGTACAACCCCGCCAAAGCCGAAGAGCTTCTCCAGCAAGCAATTACTCTCAATGAAGAACTGGGAACCAAAGACCAACTCTATGTAGCCCACCAATCCTTAGCCACTCTCTACGAACAAGAATCCCGCTTTGAGGAAGCCCTCACTCACTTCAAAAAATTCCACGAGGTGAAAGAGGAAGTTCAGAGCGAGGAAGCCAAAAAGAAAGCCATCCAAGTAGAACAACAACGGCAGATTGCGGAGATGGAAAAACGCACTGCTGCTGAGCGTGCGCGGGCCAAGGCCACTGAGGAGCTTCTCCACAAAACTCTCCCGCCAAGCATTGCCGATCGAATGATCTCCGGCGAACGCCAAATCGCCGACCGCTTCGACTCCGCCAGCATCCTGTTTGCCGATGTCGTCGGCTTCACTCCGATGACCGCGCAGATGCCAGCAAGTGCGGTGCTGGAGTTCATGAACTTCGTCTTCGCGCACTTCGATTCCATTGCCGCGAAGCACGGCTGCGAGCGAATCAAGACAATCGGCGACGGCTACATGGCGGCGTGTGGCGCACCAATTGAATGCCCGGACCACGCGGAGAGAATCGCAAGAATGGCGATGGAGATGCTGGAAGATGTGGCACTGCCGGAAAGCATCACCGAGCACTTACCGCCAAACACAGAGTTTGAAATCAGGATCGGCCTGCACACCGGCAGCATCACCGGCGGAGTAATCGGCACAGGCAAACTGGCCTACGACATCTACGGGGACACAGTGAACACGGCGAGCCGAATGGAAAGCCACGGGGAGGCTGGGAAGATTCACGTGAGTGAGGAGTTTGCCGCCGCACTTTCTTCGGCAATCAATACCGGCGAACTCCCCATCACGTTGGAAGAACGTGGCGAACTAAACATCAAAGGGAAAGGAACCCTTCGGACCTATTTTCTCAATCAAGTAATTCCATGA
- a CDS encoding spheroidene monooxygenase produces the protein MNAMTAPPVVTLTVFHVAGWRRGWAFAQMGLARPLLRNVPGLQFWKMMGAGGGLGFTLRPDWGRYALLSVWKDQESSKDFFASSLFIRRYRRAASRLSTLVLRPIATHGNWDGGNPFLPTLRRNPEPDEPIAVLTRASIRPLRSRAFWGQVPRVNREIAETPGLIASIGVGELPFIRQATFSIWENAAAMKAFAYGRPEHRNAIQRTRSEGWYSEEMFTRFVVVGGMEELPL, from the coding sequence GTGAACGCAATGACCGCTCCCCCCGTTGTCACCCTCACCGTTTTCCACGTTGCTGGGTGGCGGCGGGGATGGGCGTTTGCGCAGATGGGGCTGGCGCGCCCGCTGCTGCGGAACGTCCCCGGGTTGCAGTTCTGGAAAATGATGGGGGCCGGCGGCGGGCTGGGCTTCACCCTGCGCCCCGATTGGGGGCGGTACGCGCTTCTCTCCGTTTGGAAGGATCAGGAATCTTCAAAGGATTTTTTTGCCAGCTCCCTGTTCATCCGCCGCTACCGCCGCGCCGCCAGCAGGCTTTCCACGCTGGTGCTGCGGCCAATCGCCACGCATGGCAACTGGGACGGGGGGAACCCGTTCCTTCCCACCCTTCGCCGCAATCCGGAACCGGACGAACCAATTGCCGTGCTGACCCGCGCCTCAATCCGCCCGCTCCGCTCCCGTGCGTTCTGGGGCCAGGTCCCGCGCGTGAATCGGGAGATTGCGGAAACCCCAGGCCTGATTGCCTCGATTGGCGTTGGCGAACTCCCCTTCATCCGGCAAGCCACATTTTCGATTTGGGAGAACGCTGCGGCAATGAAGGCGTTCGCGTACGGAAGGCCGGAGCACCGGAACGCCATCCAGCGAACCCGCAGCGAAGGCTGGTACAGCGAAGAAATGTTCACCCGTTTTGTGGTGGTGGGGGGGATGGAGGAATTGCCATTGTAG
- a CDS encoding tetratricopeptide repeat protein produces the protein MNPETTLTDLRSAVAAAATPAERANALNQLAGELERQGEYAESLAAAEEAHAAAKEAGDAAAEAEALRVQGSVHWRRGNYPTALPLLEQSLKLYEEREDRSDVARVTVGIGNVYASLSDYPKALEYYSRALALFEELGKRSGVAGVTGNIGNVYLNLSDYPKVLEYYSRALAMHEELGNRSGVASVTSNIGTVYGDLSDYPKALEYLSRALAMHEELGERSGVAMATNNIGIVYKSLSDYPKALEYYSRALAMHEELGNRSGVAITTGNIGIVYQNLSDYPKALEYFSRALAMREELGERSGVASITRNIGSLYAQKDFAEYNPAKAEELLQQAIALNEELGTKDQLYSAHKSLANLYEQESRFEEALTHFKKFHEVKEEVQSEEAKKKAIQVEQQRQIAEMEKRTAAERADAEATKRVLHNILPPTIAQRVVRGEEHIAESFESVTVLFADIVGFTVLSQGITPRELVAGLDVLFSQFDELAEKYGLEKIKTIGDAYMAVSGLPESRENHAESAARMAIELVEVIAGFDGLGDGIQLQVRIGLHSGEVVAGIIGKKKFAYDLWGDAVNTASRMESHGEAGKIHVSEEFAAALSSAISKGELPIMLEERGELTIKGKGTLRTYFLNPSTK, from the coding sequence ATGAATCCAGAAACAACCCTGACCGACCTGCGCTCCGCCGTAGCCGCAGCCGCCACACCCGCCGAGCGTGCCAATGCGCTGAACCAACTTGCCGGGGAGTTGGAGCGGCAAGGAGAATATGCTGAAAGCCTTGCTGCCGCGGAGGAAGCTCATGCCGCAGCCAAAGAAGCAGGTGATGCTGCTGCCGAAGCAGAAGCCTTGCGGGTGCAAGGTTCTGTGCATTGGCGGAGGGGTAATTACCCCACGGCGTTGCCATTGCTGGAGCAATCGCTGAAGCTGTATGAAGAACGTGAGGATCGTTCCGATGTTGCTCGTGTCACCGTGGGCATCGGGAATGTGTACGCATCCCTTTCGGATTACCCGAAGGCGTTGGAGTATTACAGCCGTGCTCTTGCCCTGTTTGAAGAGCTTGGCAAACGTTCTGGTGTTGCCGGTGTTACCGGGAACATCGGGAATGTGTACTTGAACCTCTCGGATTATCCAAAAGTGTTGGAGTATTACAGCCGTGCTCTTGCCATGCATGAAGAGCTTGGCAATCGTTCCGGTGTTGCCAGTGTCACCAGCAACATCGGGACTGTGTACGGGGACCTTTCGGATTACCCAAAAGCATTGGAGTATCTCAGCCGTGCGCTTGCCATGCATGAAGAGCTTGGTGAGCGTTCCGGTGTTGCCATGGCCACCAACAACATCGGGATTGTGTACAAGTCCCTCTCGGATTACCCGAAGGCGTTGGAGTATTACAGCCGTGCGCTTGCCATGCATGAAGAGCTTGGGAATCGTTCTGGTGTTGCTATTACTACTGGGAACATCGGGATTGTGTACCAGAACCTTTCGGATTACCCGAAAGCGTTGGAGTATTTCAGCCGTGCTCTTGCCATGCGTGAAGAACTTGGCGAGCGTTCCGGTGTTGCCAGTATCACTAGGAACATTGGTTCACTCTATGCTCAAAAAGACTTCGCCGAGTACAACCCCGCCAAAGCCGAAGAGCTTCTCCAGCAAGCAATTGCTCTCAATGAAGAACTGGGAACCAAAGACCAACTCTATTCAGCCCACAAATCCTTAGCTAACCTCTACGAACAAGAATCCCGCTTTGAGGAAGCCCTCACCCACTTCAAAAAATTCCACGAAGTGAAAGAGGAAGTCCAGAGTGAGGAAGCAAAGAAGAAAGCCATCCAAGTAGAACAGCAACGGCAGATTGCGGAGATGGAAAAACGCACGGCTGCCGAACGTGCCGATGCTGAAGCCACCAAACGGGTCCTTCACAACATCCTTCCACCAACCATTGCCCAGCGTGTTGTTCGCGGCGAGGAACATATCGCTGAATCGTTCGAGTCGGTGACGGTGTTGTTTGCCGACATTGTTGGGTTCACGGTGCTTTCGCAAGGGATCACTCCACGGGAGTTGGTTGCGGGGTTGGACGTGCTGTTCAGCCAGTTCGATGAGTTGGCGGAGAAGTACGGGTTGGAGAAGATCAAGACGATTGGGGACGCGTACATGGCAGTATCGGGTCTGCCAGAAAGCCGTGAGAACCACGCAGAATCAGCGGCGCGAATGGCGATAGAGTTGGTGGAAGTAATTGCAGGGTTCGATGGGCTTGGGGATGGGATTCAACTCCAAGTACGGATTGGCTTGCACAGTGGAGAGGTAGTGGCGGGAATCATCGGAAAGAAGAAGTTCGCATACGACCTGTGGGGCGACGCAGTAAACACCGCGAGCCGAATGGAGAGCCACGGGGAGGCGGGGAAGATTCACGTGAGTGAAGAATTTGCCGCCGCACTTTCTTCGGCAATCAGCAAGGGCGAACTCCCCATCATGCTGGAAGAGCGTGGCGAACTAACCATCAAAGGGAAAGGAACTCTTCGGACCTATTTTCTAAACCCATCAACGAAATGA
- a CDS encoding transposase, whose amino-acid sequence MKTQVAMALGSRRILKTEFGVGSQHDFSLLKQCVGRGYKRLLGSGSCWMADLGYLGLSKIPEQRMVAAQAAEGVALGDWEKEENREHSRKRIVIEHVFGRLKVFKIIAEKYRNRRKRFDVRFNLIAAIHNFELP is encoded by the coding sequence ATCAAGACGCAGGTAGCCATGGCGTTGGGAAGTCGTCGGATCCTCAAGACAGAGTTTGGGGTTGGAAGCCAGCATGATTTCTCGTTATTGAAGCAGTGTGTGGGTCGGGGGTATAAGCGATTGTTGGGGAGTGGGAGTTGTTGGATGGCGGATTTGGGATATCTGGGGTTATCGAAGATCCCAGAGCAACGTATGGTTGCCGCACAAGCGGCGGAAGGGGTAGCATTAGGGGATTGGGAGAAGGAGGAGAATCGTGAGCATTCGCGGAAGCGGATCGTGATTGAGCATGTGTTTGGTCGGTTAAAGGTGTTCAAGATCATAGCGGAGAAGTATCGAAATCGTCGCAAGCGATTTGATGTGAGATTCAACCTCATCGCCGCCATCCATAATTTTGAACTCCCTTGA